From Syngnathus scovelli strain Florida chromosome 14, RoL_Ssco_1.2, whole genome shotgun sequence, one genomic window encodes:
- the fam167b gene encoding protein FAM167A: MDSKHSADEVDTESLDSLKALTEKLKLETRRPSYLEWQERLQSGPWRDKNQDPDQANSTHSSSDVVVQNICGFDTIDDALDFLRKELREMQDQDNHLARQLIRLRGEINKLKVEQVCERHKEMLDNATYELEECDEESDLLCDIPMKATFALSTPLKHLGLTKMNINSRRFSLC; this comes from the exons ATGGATTCCAAACACTCTGCAGACGAGGTAGACACGGAAAGTCTGGATAGCTTGAAGGCGCTAACCGAAAAGCTCAAGTTAGAGACTCGCAGACCGTCCTATCTGGAGTGGCAGGAGAGGCTGCAGAGCGGACCGTGGAGAGACAAGAATCAGGACCCCGACCAAGCCAATTCAACGCACAGCAGTTCAGACGTGGTCGTACAAAACATCTGTGGCTTTGACACTATTGATGACGCTTTGGACTTTCTCAGAAAAGAGTTG AGGGAGATGCAAGACCAGGACAACCATCTGGCCCGTCAGCTGATCCGTCTTCGTGGGGAGATCAATAAGCTGAAAGTGGAGCAGGTGTGCGAGCGCCACAAAGAAATGCTGGACAATGCGACATACGAGCTGGAGGAGTGCGATGAGGAGTCCGATCTGTTGTGTGACATCCCCATGAAGGCCACTTTTGCTTTGTCCACCCCACTGAAACATCTGGGCCTCACCAAGATGAATATCAACTCCAGACGTTTCTCACTGTGTTAA